The genomic region ATTTTACAAAATGGGATCATAAATGAGTTTGAAGACCGGATAGTAAAAATAGCCTTACACTCTGAAAGTCAGGATTGGCCAAATTCATATTTATTTTTAAAATTATCTTCACAATTCGATTAACTTTAAAAACTAAATACTACTTTTAGCTTTATCGATTTAGTATGAGGCTATTCATCATTTTTTTGTTTTTAAGTTTTGCTATTCCCGCTAAGGCCCAATTAGGGTTTTGCGGAGGAAGTAAAGGAGATCCTATATTTCAGTTTGATTTTTCCAATTCAGGAGCTTCATTTCAGCAATACACCACTTATAATTTGGTAGCGCAAAGTCCGCAGGACGGTTCTTATACCGTATCTTCAAATTTAGATATACAAAGCGATTCCTGGCATAACTATTTTCCGCAAACAACGGTATCTAATGGAAATGCGATGATTGTAAATGCCAGCTACGAAGCAGGATTGTTTTTTGAAATCGACATTCCGAATTTATGTGAGAATACGACCTACGAATTTTCTGCATTCTTAATGAATGTTTACGATCGCGCCAGCAATATTTGTGAAAACGGAGGTATACCTATTAATGTACGATTTGAAATTTGGGATGAAACCAATACAGAACTAATTAATAGCGGTGATACAGGAAACATTCCTTCAACTACCAGTCCGCAATGGGATCTATATGGCCTGACTTTTCAAACAGAACCCGGACAGGAAAAGGTGATCCTTAAGATTTATAATAATGGAGAAGGGGGATGTGGGAATGATTTGGCTATAGATGATATTGTCTTTAGGTCTTGTGGAGATTTAACAATTATTGAAGGTCCGGATACCGAAACTACAGCAATTGGACTTTGTGAAGAAAACTCTCCCGGCAACTATACCTTAACCGCAACTCCCGATAACTCGGTGTACCAGGATCATTTTTACCAGTGGCAATCACGCTTAGAAGGTGAAGAATTTGCAGATATTCCAGGAGCAACAAATCGCCTATACAGCGCTTCCAATATAACCAAAACGACATACTACCGGGTAAAAGTAGCTGAAGATCCGGTAAATTTGTCTAATGTGTACTGTAGCTCGGCTTCAGAGGAATTTAGTATTCTGTTTATAGAAAGTCCTACAGCACCGGTCTCTGCTGGTGATGTAGACTGGTGCGATAATCTGGGGGCGGCCACGTTATCGGTTCGCGCAACCGGCGAACAGCAAATCGCATGGTATGATGCCGAAACAGGTGGAAATAGAATAGCGGAAGGAACCTCATTTCAATCCGAAAGGGAAGGTACTTATTATGCGGAAGCTTTTTATAAAGACTATGATTGCGAAGTGAGTCAACGTACGGCAGTAAGGTTAACGATTAACGAGTCTCCGGTTGTAGCAGATGAAATGTTGCAAATTTGTCCCGAGGGTACTTTAATTTTAGAGGCTAAACTTCCTAATCTTGCGTATAATTGGAGTACTGGCGAAACAACCGCTCAGATAGTTATTGATGCCCCTGGAATATATAGTGTTGAAGTGATTTCTCCTGAATCCTGTTCCAGTATCAAAACTTTTGAAGTACGCCTGGTTGATGATGCCCAGATCGCCGAAGTAACTTCAGATGATCGGTCGGTTAGGATCATGCCGC from Zunongwangia profunda SM-A87 harbors:
- a CDS encoding T9SS type B sorting domain-containing protein is translated as MRLFIIFLFLSFAIPAKAQLGFCGGSKGDPIFQFDFSNSGASFQQYTTYNLVAQSPQDGSYTVSSNLDIQSDSWHNYFPQTTVSNGNAMIVNASYEAGLFFEIDIPNLCENTTYEFSAFLMNVYDRASNICENGGIPINVRFEIWDETNTELINSGDTGNIPSTTSPQWDLYGLTFQTEPGQEKVILKIYNNGEGGCGNDLAIDDIVFRSCGDLTIIEGPDTETTAIGLCEENSPGNYTLTATPDNSVYQDHFYQWQSRLEGEEFADIPGATNRLYSASNITKTTYYRVKVAEDPVNLSNVYCSSASEEFSILFIESPTAPVSAGDVDWCDNLGAATLSVRATGEQQIAWYDAETGGNRIAEGTSFQSEREGTYYAEAFYKDYDCEVSQRTAVRLTINESPVVADEMLQICPEGTLILEAKLPNLAYNWSTGETTAQIVIDAPGIYSVEVISPESCSSIKTFEVRLVDDAQIAEVTSDDRSVRIMPQNEGEFEYSLDGINYQRSNIFQNIDGGIYTAFMRDLANCKIVNLEFPHIVIPKVITPNGDGYNDNFNLNGVDYFSASVIAIFDRYGTLITTGSGAGFKWDGSFNGQQLPEGEYWYRIRIAEFKEIKGHFSLLR